Below is a window of Flavobacterium sp. CFS9 DNA.
AAGCACATTTAGGAATCTGGATGTCTTCAGCTGTGAAAGGCCTCAACCGAGCCGGATATTATGTGCATATTGAAAAAGGAGCCAGTTTTATTGCGGGAGGGTTTTATTCTCCTGAAGCTGAAGATCTAAAAAAAATACGCAAAGAAATCGCTTTCTTCCATGACGATCTGGAAGCAATACTGGCGGATAAAAACTTCAAAAAAGAATTTGGCAGTCTGGATGTCAACGAAAATACCTCTCTTAAAAACCCACCAAGGGGTTATGAAAAAGACCATCCCGCCATTGAACTGTTAAAATTAAAAAGCTTTACAGCCACCCAAAAATACAACATAGACGAGGTGACTCAAAAAGACTTCGTTTCGAAAATGAGTCAAAAACTCATCGCTTTAAAACCTTTAAACGAATTCTTTAATCGTGCTTTAGACACCGAAGAATTTTAGAAAAGATAAACCGCCACGAATTCACGAATTATTTAAATTAATTTGTGAATTCGTGGCGTAAAAAATTTAAGTTTGCCAAATGAAAAGAAAAATACTTTTTCTGGGAGAGTCCTATCGGGCAGATGCCATCACCTGGATGAAAGGCCTGAAAGAATTTGGCGATTTTGAAATCTGCACCTGGGAACTTCAAACCCCCAACCATTCCAAACTCAGCCGATTCAAGCGTATTTTAGAGTATCTTTTCTCCCCCTTTTCGATTCGAAAAAGAATCAGACAGGAAAAACCGG
It encodes the following:
- a CDS encoding DUF2461 domain-containing protein; the protein is MLTKESLQFLDDLKKNNNRDWFLDNKKRYEIFKKDYHQLVSALLDAMKPLDPALELLEVKNCTFRINRDIRFSKDKSPYKAHLGIWMSSAVKGLNRAGYYVHIEKGASFIAGGFYSPEAEDLKKIRKEIAFFHDDLEAILADKNFKKEFGSLDVNENTSLKNPPRGYEKDHPAIELLKLKSFTATQKYNIDEVTQKDFVSKMSQKLIALKPLNEFFNRALDTEEF